From Melospiza melodia melodia isolate bMelMel2 chromosome 31, bMelMel2.pri, whole genome shotgun sequence, one genomic window encodes:
- the LOC134431285 gene encoding twist-related protein 2-like, whose translation MKEENLSPESPEGSAATSEDEAERLPRKSGRKRGQGPGGAPEAQGKRSRRSPAPQPPEDAHAQRVIANVRERQRTQSLNDAFAELRKIIPTLPSDKLSKIQTLKLAARYIDFLCQVLQSDELDHKVATSCNFLAHERLSYAFSVWRMEGAWSMSASH comes from the coding sequence ATGAAGGAGGAAAACCTTTCCCCGGAGTCCCCCGAGGGCAGCGCGGCCACCAGCGAGGACGAGGCCGAGCGGCTGCCCAGGAAGAGCGGCCGCAAGCGCGGGCAGGGCCCCGGCGGAGCCCCCGAGGCCCAGGGCAAGCGCAGCCGGCgcagcccggccccgcagccccccgaGGACGCCCACGCCCAGCGCGTCATCGCCAACGTGCGGGAGCGCCAGCGCACCCAGTCCCTCAACGACGCCTTCGCCGAGCTGCGCAAGAtcatccccacgctgccctcGGACAAGCTCAGCAAGATCCAGACGCTCAAGTTGGCCGCTCGCTACATCGACttcctgtgccaggtgctgcagaGCGACGAGCTGGACCACAAGGTCGCCACCAGCTGCAACTTCCTGGCCCACGAGAGGCTCAGCTACGCCTTCTCCGTGTGGAGGATGGAGGGCGCCTGGTCCATGTCGGCGTCGCACTGA